A genomic segment from Cygnus atratus isolate AKBS03 ecotype Queensland, Australia chromosome Z, CAtr_DNAZoo_HiC_assembly, whole genome shotgun sequence encodes:
- the PMAIP1 gene encoding phorbol-12-myristate-13-acetate-induced protein 1 — MMPCRTLRKSAAPAAERDAVAECALELRRIGDKADLRQRILNLIAKLFCPKT, encoded by the exons ATGATGCCTTGCAGGACCCTGCGCAAATCTGCAGCACCCGCCGCAG AGCGGGACGCGGTGGCGGAGTGCGCGCTGGAGCTGCGCAGGATCGGCGACAAGGCGGACCTGCGACAGAGGATCCTGAACCTCATCGCAAAGCTGTTCTGCCCCAAAACGTGA